A genomic segment from Syntrophotalea acetylenivorans encodes:
- a CDS encoding phosphoribosylanthranilate isomerase, giving the protein MVGAEGMVPALTPRVKICGITSVEDGLHAARCGADALGLVFYPESARCVTAEQARRIVAALPPLVTTVGLFVNHPAREITDIARFCGLDVLQLHGDETPEQCQLPPWRVIKALRVRDQQSLDDIAAYQVSGMLLDAWQADSYGGTGHCFNWQLAVQAAQQRPIILAGGLTPANVAEAVKTVRPYAIDVSSGVESAPGRKDPELVAAFIRNAKHFTE; this is encoded by the coding sequence ATGGTCGGTGCGGAGGGCATGGTGCCAGCGCTCACACCACGGGTCAAGATCTGCGGCATTACCTCGGTCGAGGACGGGCTGCATGCCGCCCGTTGTGGGGCCGATGCCCTGGGTTTGGTCTTTTACCCTGAAAGTGCCCGCTGCGTCACTGCTGAACAGGCTCGCCGAATCGTCGCTGCCTTGCCGCCGCTGGTGACTACTGTTGGCCTGTTTGTTAATCACCCGGCTCGGGAAATTACCGACATCGCCCGCTTCTGTGGTCTCGACGTGTTGCAGTTGCATGGTGACGAAACACCGGAACAATGTCAGTTGCCGCCCTGGCGAGTGATCAAGGCCTTGCGCGTTCGGGACCAGCAGAGCTTGGACGATATTGCAGCTTACCAAGTCAGCGGTATGCTACTCGACGCCTGGCAAGCCGATAGCTACGGGGGTACCGGCCATTGTTTCAATTGGCAGTTGGCCGTACAGGCGGCGCAGCAAAGGCCGATTATTCTGGCCGGCGGACTCACGCCCGCCAATGTGGCTGAGGCGGTAAAAACGGTACGCCCCTATGCCATTGATGTCTCGAGCGGCGTGGAAAGCGCCCCCGGTCGCAAGGACCCCGAACTGGTGGCGGCCTTTATTCGTAACGCCAAACATTTTACGGAGTAG
- a CDS encoding bifunctional folylpolyglutamate synthase/dihydrofolate synthase — MDYRESLDYLYGLQKFGIKLGLDNILHILGRLHHPDRAYPIVHVAGSNGKGSVCAGLSSILIQAGRRTGLYSSPHLHSFTERIRIDGQAISETEAVALIESVRAVCDGIPVTFFEFTTAMALLHFKHQEVDVAILEVGMGGRLDATNAVQPAVTVITPICLDHSEHLGADLTSISAEKAGIIKPKIPLVVGQQQPAALQVINSRAKELQAPVVCYGRDFTVKTVDNGFDYQGIGLSLTGLKSGLHGVHQHHNLGVALATAELLQRQGLDLPTISLQDGVAAARWPGRLEWWQEERTVLLDGAHNEGGAKVLAAYLESLSVAGIRWVVGAKATKDIANILSPVLPLVDSLYCTVPPVEEAIPAESIAQIAVEAGVQACCFGDLASALTAALADRQQGEIVMVAGSLFLVAAAREYLMTLEGA; from the coding sequence ATGGACTACCGGGAGAGCCTCGACTATCTCTACGGCCTCCAGAAGTTTGGTATCAAGCTAGGCCTGGATAATATTCTCCATATTCTGGGCCGGTTGCATCATCCCGACCGGGCTTACCCTATCGTCCATGTAGCGGGTAGCAACGGTAAAGGTTCGGTTTGCGCCGGGCTCTCTTCCATTCTGATTCAGGCCGGCCGACGAACCGGTCTGTACAGTTCCCCCCATCTACATTCCTTCACCGAGCGTATTCGAATCGACGGGCAGGCGATCAGCGAAACAGAGGCGGTCGCCTTGATCGAATCGGTTCGGGCTGTCTGCGATGGCATTCCGGTTACCTTTTTTGAATTTACCACCGCGATGGCGCTGTTACACTTTAAGCACCAAGAAGTTGATGTGGCAATTCTAGAGGTCGGCATGGGCGGCCGACTCGATGCAACCAACGCGGTGCAACCTGCGGTAACGGTCATCACCCCGATCTGTTTGGACCACAGTGAACATCTCGGTGCCGACCTGACGTCAATCTCTGCCGAAAAAGCAGGTATTATAAAGCCGAAAATTCCCCTCGTGGTCGGCCAGCAGCAACCCGCCGCTCTACAGGTCATTAATTCAAGGGCTAAGGAACTACAAGCTCCGGTGGTTTGTTACGGCCGAGATTTTACGGTGAAGACAGTAGATAATGGTTTTGATTACCAGGGAATTGGGCTTTCCTTGACTGGTTTGAAAAGCGGCCTGCACGGGGTTCATCAGCATCATAATCTGGGCGTGGCCCTGGCGACGGCTGAACTCTTGCAACGCCAGGGATTGGATTTGCCGACGATCTCCCTGCAGGATGGCGTGGCCGCAGCGCGCTGGCCCGGTCGTCTCGAATGGTGGCAAGAGGAACGGACGGTACTTCTCGACGGCGCCCATAATGAAGGGGGGGCCAAGGTATTGGCGGCCTATCTTGAATCCCTGTCTGTCGCTGGAATTCGCTGGGTAGTGGGTGCCAAGGCAACCAAGGACATTGCCAATATTTTAAGTCCTGTGCTCCCATTGGTCGATAGCCTTTACTGCACCGTGCCTCCCGTTGAGGAGGCAATTCCTGCAGAGAGCATAGCTCAGATAGCGGTTGAGGCCGGAGTGCAGGCTTGTTGTTTTGGCGATTTGGCGTCCGCCTTGACTGCGGCCCTTGCCGATCGTCAGCAGGGGGAAATTGTTATGGTGGCAGGCTCCTTGTTTCTGGTGGCTGCCGCCCGTGAGTATTTAATGACTCTGGAAGGGGCATAA
- the accD gene encoding acetyl-CoA carboxylase, carboxyltransferase subunit beta, giving the protein MAWFRKSKAPIVPIETKKRTMPEGVWKKCPNCQEIIYAKEIERNLNVCPKCDYHFRISARERIALILDEGSFSEMDTGMKSVDFLEFKDSKRYKDRLKASTKKCGSSSALVSGTGTIEELPVVVAVFDFAFLGGSMGSVVGEKITRAIEKALAERCPCIIFSSSGGARMQESILSLMQMAKTSAALSRLKEAGLPFVSVLTDPTTGGVTASFAMLGDINMAEPRALIGFAGPRVIEQTIRQKLPDGFQRSEYLLEHGMVDMIVRRPEMKQRLAQILRIFTKN; this is encoded by the coding sequence ATGGCTTGGTTTAGAAAATCCAAGGCACCGATAGTGCCGATTGAAACCAAAAAACGCACAATGCCTGAAGGGGTATGGAAAAAATGCCCTAATTGTCAGGAAATCATCTACGCCAAAGAAATTGAGCGCAACCTCAATGTCTGTCCCAAATGCGATTATCATTTTCGTATTTCGGCTCGTGAACGTATTGCCCTGATTCTCGATGAAGGTTCCTTTTCTGAGATGGATACGGGGATGAAATCCGTTGACTTTCTCGAGTTTAAGGACAGTAAACGCTATAAGGATCGTCTTAAGGCCTCAACCAAAAAATGTGGCAGCTCTTCGGCATTGGTCTCCGGAACCGGTACTATTGAGGAGTTGCCCGTGGTGGTGGCGGTCTTTGACTTTGCCTTTCTGGGCGGCAGCATGGGGTCGGTGGTAGGAGAAAAGATCACCCGGGCTATTGAGAAGGCTTTGGCAGAGCGTTGCCCCTGTATCATTTTTTCCTCTTCCGGTGGTGCCCGCATGCAAGAGAGTATCCTGTCTCTGATGCAGATGGCTAAGACCAGTGCCGCTCTTTCCCGGCTTAAAGAGGCGGGCTTACCCTTTGTTTCGGTATTGACCGATCCGACTACCGGCGGGGTTACGGCCAGTTTTGCCATGCTTGGCGATATCAACATGGCCGAACCTAGGGCTTTAATCGGCTTTGCCGGTCCACGGGTTATTGAACAGACGATTCGCCAGAAGCTGCCGGACGGCTTCCAGCGTTCCGAATATCTGCTTGAGCACGGCATGGTCGACATGATCGTACGCCGACCGGAGATGAAGCAGCGCCTTGCCCAAATTCTGCGCATCTTCACCAAGAACTAA
- a CDS encoding DEAD/DEAH box helicase: protein MKFTELDLPQPVLKGIEAVGFTDLTPVQEESIPLALAGKDVAGQAQTGTGKTAAFLIALFTRLLQSKSKTSNNPRALIIAPTRELVVQIWEDAKGLGAFCPFKLQPIFGGVDYEKQRQALQDGVDVIIATPGRLIDYAKQGVFSFHRIEALVIDEADRMFDMGFIKDLRYIMRKLPPFEKRQTMLYSATLSHRVMELAYEFMDLAEKVSVAPEQVTAERVEQVLYHVGRREKFALLLGLMKKMEDPCRMLLFVNTKREAEHLTGRLKVNGYKAEVISGDIPQKKRMRILDDFKANRLHYLVGTDVASRGIHIDGVTHVVNYDLPQDPEDYVHRIGRTARAGASGLAISFADEDLVFYLSDIEGYIGFSIPAVFPENEDFCHDYKRYVPRKKVPADDRRRPAEKGRKPPRRRTGRSKGGTKPGGGSSAK, encoded by the coding sequence ATGAAATTTACCGAACTGGATTTGCCGCAACCGGTGCTCAAGGGTATCGAGGCGGTCGGATTTACCGATCTGACCCCGGTTCAAGAAGAGTCCATCCCGCTGGCTTTGGCGGGTAAGGATGTTGCCGGCCAAGCCCAGACGGGCACCGGCAAAACAGCCGCCTTTTTAATCGCGCTCTTTACGCGCCTTTTGCAGAGCAAGAGCAAGACCAGCAACAATCCCCGTGCTCTGATTATCGCACCAACCCGCGAGTTGGTGGTGCAGATCTGGGAGGATGCCAAGGGACTCGGCGCCTTCTGCCCTTTTAAGTTGCAGCCTATTTTCGGTGGCGTCGACTACGAGAAACAACGCCAGGCTCTTCAGGATGGGGTCGATGTGATTATCGCCACTCCGGGACGGTTGATCGACTACGCCAAGCAGGGCGTGTTCAGCTTTCACCGTATCGAAGCCTTGGTCATTGACGAGGCCGACCGCATGTTCGACATGGGCTTTATTAAAGATCTGCGTTATATCATGCGCAAATTGCCGCCCTTTGAAAAACGCCAGACCATGCTCTATTCCGCGACTCTCTCCCATCGGGTCATGGAATTGGCCTACGAATTTATGGATCTGGCGGAAAAAGTCAGCGTTGCCCCCGAACAGGTGACCGCCGAAAGGGTGGAACAGGTACTCTATCATGTAGGTCGGCGGGAGAAATTCGCTCTGCTGCTCGGCTTGATGAAAAAGATGGAAGATCCCTGCCGCATGTTGTTGTTTGTCAATACCAAGCGGGAGGCCGAGCATCTCACCGGACGGCTCAAGGTCAACGGCTACAAGGCCGAGGTTATTTCCGGAGATATCCCGCAGAAGAAGCGCATGCGGATTCTGGACGATTTCAAAGCCAACCGTCTGCACTATCTGGTCGGTACCGATGTCGCCTCCCGTGGAATCCATATCGATGGCGTGACGCATGTGGTTAATTACGACTTGCCCCAGGATCCCGAGGATTACGTCCATCGTATCGGTCGTACCGCCAGGGCCGGAGCCAGCGGCCTGGCTATCAGTTTTGCCGACGAAGACCTGGTTTTTTACCTGAGTGATATCGAAGGTTATATCGGTTTCAGCATTCCCGCGGTATTCCCCGAGAATGAGGACTTCTGTCACGACTATAAACGCTATGTGCCCCGCAAAAAGGTTCCGGCCGATGACCGCCGGCGACCCGCTGAAAAGGGGCGCAAGCCGCCCCGTAGGCGAACTGGTCGCAGCAAGGGAGGGACGAAGCCCGGTGGCGGTTCCTCAGCCAAGTAA
- a CDS encoding TrpB-like pyridoxal phosphate-dependent enzyme, whose product MQTKILLQDHQIPKHWYNVAADLDSSPAPILHPGTLAPVGPEDLTSIFPMSLIEQEVSRERWIEIPEEVQKIYQLWRPSPLYRAHRLEAALKTPARIYYKYEGVSPAGSHKPNSAIPQAYYNKMAGIKRLATETGAGQWGCSLSLANSYFGLETTVYMVRVSYGQKPYRKNLMELWGAEVIPSPSNRTEAGRRMLAEAPDTTGSLGMAISEAVEDAASHSDTNYALGSVLNHVCLHQTVIGLEAIEQLKLVEDYPDVVIGCCGGGSNLAGLTFPFVRDKINGKQIRLLAVEPNSCPTLTKGSYAFDFGDTAKLTPITKMYTLGHDFVPPGIHAGGLRYHGASALVSQLHHEGIIEAAALPQTACFEGAVMFARTEGIVPAPESSHAIRAAIDEAVKAREEGQQRTILFNLSGHGHFDMSSYEAYLGGQLEDYAYPEENIAASLAKLPQVK is encoded by the coding sequence GCTGCCGACTTGGATAGTTCTCCGGCGCCGATTCTTCATCCTGGCACTCTGGCCCCGGTCGGCCCGGAAGACTTGACCTCCATTTTCCCCATGTCGTTGATCGAACAGGAAGTCAGCCGCGAGCGCTGGATAGAGATCCCCGAAGAAGTACAGAAAATATATCAGCTCTGGCGACCGTCTCCTCTGTATCGTGCTCACCGCCTCGAAGCGGCTTTAAAAACGCCGGCGCGCATCTATTATAAATACGAGGGGGTATCTCCGGCCGGCTCTCATAAGCCCAACAGCGCTATTCCCCAGGCTTATTACAACAAAATGGCGGGGATCAAACGTCTGGCTACCGAAACCGGCGCCGGTCAGTGGGGCTGTTCGCTCTCTTTGGCCAATTCATACTTCGGCCTGGAAACGACGGTCTATATGGTACGGGTCAGTTACGGTCAGAAACCTTATCGCAAGAACCTGATGGAACTGTGGGGCGCTGAGGTTATCCCTTCGCCGAGCAATCGTACCGAGGCCGGCCGGCGCATGTTGGCCGAAGCCCCGGATACCACCGGCTCGTTGGGTATGGCCATCAGCGAGGCGGTGGAGGATGCCGCCAGCCACAGCGATACCAACTATGCTCTCGGCAGCGTTTTGAATCACGTTTGTCTGCATCAGACGGTCATTGGCCTGGAAGCCATCGAACAGCTGAAGCTGGTCGAGGACTATCCCGATGTGGTCATCGGTTGCTGCGGTGGCGGCAGCAATCTGGCTGGGCTGACCTTTCCCTTTGTGAGGGACAAAATCAATGGCAAACAGATTCGTCTGCTGGCAGTCGAGCCGAACTCCTGTCCGACCCTGACCAAGGGGAGTTATGCCTTTGATTTCGGCGATACGGCCAAGCTGACGCCGATCACCAAAATGTATACCTTGGGCCACGACTTTGTGCCGCCCGGCATTCATGCCGGAGGACTGCGTTATCATGGTGCCAGCGCTCTGGTCAGTCAGTTGCACCACGAAGGCATTATCGAGGCGGCGGCGCTACCCCAGACTGCTTGCTTTGAAGGCGCGGTGATGTTTGCCCGTACCGAAGGGATCGTGCCGGCACCCGAATCATCCCACGCTATTCGAGCTGCCATCGACGAAGCGGTCAAGGCACGGGAAGAAGGCCAGCAGCGTACTATTTTATTCAACCTCTCTGGCCATGGCCATTTCGACATGTCCTCTTATGAAGCCTACCTGGGTGGGCAGTTAGAGGATTACGCCTATCCGGAAGAAAACATTGCCGCCTCTCTGGCCAAATTGCCGCAGGTGAAGTGA
- a CDS encoding LPS-assembly protein LptD: MRIKMFRYLSLAVCMLVCSVPLAFGAEPEKNSSQEPVQLEAEELVFDQASGTYLAEREVVLRQGGQELKADRVRWKDETSEAEAFGDVHFSGPDGELFGDEMFLNLASGQGQVANGRILVHDPKFHISGTTIAKTGERSYRVEEGTFTSCDGPVPSWKFTASDLDVTMGGYAWAKNVKFHIYDVPVLYLPIIGYPVKTERESGLLIPSVGYSDSRGSQLFMSYYQVIDRNQDATFYLDYLSRLGLGKGLEYRYIFGHDNRGALKGYHVNGFSGHDDSFAFDWLHRGTLPGRVRLTADVEYVDNREFFSDFGEAAEEYNKDKVETVVAANRHWGKNNLTGQVKYTKDLEQSNDETLQRLPELQFALLKRRLWGSPFYFDLDTSAVHLWREEGLKGARLSMRPALTGVFRLGGVVDVTSELGYRERLYTSTQGEERHGLFDFSTRLSSRLARAYAVDVKSVDKIQHVMQPEVLYQYRPFQDQSDLPQFEAEDYLYGRNTISYGLINRLIARSEAASGEVDYREFLYFRLAQEFDVEESMRHPLAPQGQGRPFSDLRAEFILRPTRWNYFDIDTRYDISGPDNFLTFHAETGLVDQKGNALSLRYRYNRDVQEYLATKLELSLLKPIYLSFENRRELQGGANLENVLNLEYRAQCWSLYLTCRDRDGDQEVTINFALAGLDFTSHPGSRRKPL; the protein is encoded by the coding sequence ATGCGAATTAAGATGTTCCGGTATCTTTCGCTTGCAGTCTGTATGCTGGTCTGTTCGGTTCCATTGGCTTTCGGAGCCGAACCCGAGAAGAATAGTTCTCAGGAACCGGTGCAGCTTGAAGCGGAGGAACTGGTTTTTGATCAGGCTTCCGGTACCTATCTGGCGGAACGCGAAGTTGTACTCCGGCAGGGGGGACAGGAGTTAAAGGCCGACCGGGTGCGGTGGAAGGACGAGACCAGCGAGGCCGAAGCTTTTGGCGATGTCCATTTCAGCGGTCCCGATGGTGAATTGTTCGGCGACGAAATGTTTCTTAATCTCGCCAGCGGTCAGGGGCAGGTCGCCAATGGGCGAATCCTGGTTCACGACCCTAAATTTCACATTTCCGGCACTACCATTGCCAAAACAGGTGAACGCAGCTACCGGGTGGAAGAGGGTACCTTTACCAGTTGTGATGGGCCGGTTCCCTCCTGGAAATTCACGGCCAGTGACCTGGATGTTACGATGGGAGGCTATGCCTGGGCCAAAAATGTTAAATTTCACATTTATGATGTGCCTGTTTTGTACTTGCCGATTATCGGTTATCCGGTCAAAACAGAGCGGGAATCGGGTCTGTTGATTCCAAGCGTTGGTTACTCCGACTCACGTGGCTCGCAGCTCTTTATGAGCTATTATCAGGTGATTGACCGCAATCAGGATGCTACCTTTTATCTCGATTACCTCTCTCGCCTTGGTTTGGGAAAGGGTCTGGAGTACCGCTATATCTTCGGTCATGACAACAGGGGGGCGTTGAAGGGCTATCATGTTAACGGGTTCAGCGGCCACGACGATAGTTTTGCTTTTGATTGGCTTCATCGAGGCACCCTGCCGGGCAGGGTCCGGTTGACCGCCGACGTTGAATATGTTGACAATCGTGAATTCTTTTCAGATTTTGGCGAGGCGGCAGAAGAGTATAACAAGGACAAGGTCGAAACGGTTGTCGCCGCTAATCGTCATTGGGGTAAGAATAACCTCACCGGTCAGGTAAAGTACACCAAAGACCTTGAACAGAGTAACGATGAAACCCTGCAGCGCCTTCCGGAACTCCAGTTCGCACTGCTTAAACGTCGCCTCTGGGGAAGCCCATTCTATTTCGATCTTGATACGAGTGCCGTTCATCTGTGGCGCGAGGAAGGTCTCAAGGGGGCTCGCTTGAGCATGCGTCCGGCCCTGACCGGTGTTTTTCGCCTTGGTGGGGTTGTCGATGTGACTTCCGAGCTCGGTTATCGTGAGCGGCTCTACACCAGTACTCAGGGCGAGGAACGCCACGGACTGTTCGATTTTTCAACCCGGCTCAGTTCCCGCCTGGCGCGAGCCTATGCTGTCGACGTTAAGTCAGTGGATAAAATTCAGCATGTCATGCAGCCTGAAGTCCTTTACCAGTACCGACCTTTTCAGGATCAGTCTGATCTGCCCCAATTTGAGGCCGAGGATTATCTTTACGGACGAAACACCATCAGTTATGGACTGATTAACCGTTTGATAGCCCGTAGTGAAGCGGCGTCCGGTGAGGTTGACTATCGCGAATTTCTCTATTTTCGTTTGGCGCAGGAATTTGATGTCGAGGAGTCTATGCGGCATCCGCTGGCCCCCCAGGGGCAGGGGCGTCCTTTCTCCGATCTGCGGGCTGAGTTTATTCTGCGACCGACTCGTTGGAATTATTTCGATATCGATACGCGCTACGATATCAGCGGCCCGGATAATTTTCTGACTTTTCATGCTGAGACCGGCCTTGTAGACCAAAAGGGCAACGCCCTTTCACTGCGTTACCGTTACAACAGGGACGTCCAAGAATATCTTGCCACCAAGCTGGAGTTGAGCCTCCTCAAACCGATCTATCTAAGCTTCGAAAATCGTCGCGAATTACAGGGTGGGGCTAATCTTGAAAATGTACTCAATCTCGAGTACCGGGCTCAATGTTGGAGTCTCTACCTGACCTGTCGAGATCGTGACGGTGACCAGGAAGTGACGATTAATTTCGCTTTGGCTGGTCTTGATTTCACCTCTCATCCCGGCAGTCGCCGTAAACCTCTATGA
- a CDS encoding uracil-DNA glycosylase has product MPTASLDKLSTCRQCSRLVDYMASVKPRRGLSVKDYWNGPVAGFGDPAARVFLVGLAPGAHGANRTGRPFTGDGAGDFMYPLLHQAGFASQAEASHADDGLQLYDLYISNAVKCLPPDNKPIAAEFANCRPYLLAEQQRLSQLKVVVLLGRGAYDSYLRLYRDLGEIDRLKDYPFAHGAVHRLPNGLQIVACYHTSRYNVQTGRMTKTMFLELLSVVRQLLSQENG; this is encoded by the coding sequence ATGCCCACTGCATCTCTGGACAAGCTCAGCACCTGTCGACAATGTTCGCGCCTGGTAGACTATATGGCCAGCGTCAAGCCGCGTCGTGGTTTGTCCGTGAAAGATTATTGGAACGGGCCGGTAGCCGGTTTCGGAGATCCTGCAGCGCGGGTCTTCCTCGTTGGTTTGGCCCCCGGCGCCCATGGTGCCAATCGCACCGGGCGGCCTTTCACCGGGGATGGTGCTGGCGATTTCATGTATCCGTTACTGCATCAGGCCGGATTTGCCAGCCAGGCCGAGGCCAGTCATGCTGATGACGGTTTGCAGTTGTACGACCTTTATATCAGTAATGCGGTTAAATGCTTGCCGCCGGATAATAAACCGATTGCCGCCGAGTTCGCCAACTGTCGGCCTTATCTGCTCGCCGAGCAGCAGCGTCTGTCTCAGCTCAAGGTGGTGGTGTTGCTCGGGCGTGGTGCTTATGATAGTTATCTGCGTCTCTATCGCGACCTTGGTGAGATTGATCGGTTAAAAGATTATCCCTTTGCTCACGGTGCGGTACATCGATTGCCCAACGGTTTGCAGATCGTTGCCTGCTACCATACCAGCCGCTACAATGTACAGACCGGGCGCATGACGAAGACCATGTTTCTCGAGTTGTTGTCTGTGGTGCGGCAGTTGCTCAGCCAAGAAAACGGTTGA
- the trpB gene encoding tryptophan synthase subunit beta, with amino-acid sequence MYPYPDANGHFGPFGGRYVAETLMPSLEELDQAYREAQNDPTFQEEFEYYLRQYVGRPSPLYYARRLSDHLGGARIYLKREDLNHTGAHKVNNTVGQALLARRMGKKRVIAETGAGQHGVATATVAALFGMECEVFMGTEDIRRQSLNVFRMKLLGAKVTGVTSGTATLKDAMNEAIRHWVTRVRDTFYVIGTVAGPHPYPAMVRDFQSVIGREARSQILQAEGRLPDYAVACIGGGSNAMGLFHPFIGDESVRLLGVEAAGLGVDSGKHAASIGAGRVGVLHGNKTYLLQDEQGQIEHAHSISAGLDYPGVGPEHSHLHDIGRAEYQSVTDDEALEAFQTLTKLEGIIPALESAHAIAQVMKLAPTLRQDQLVVVCLSGRGDKDIHTVAEAMGVEFN; translated from the coding sequence ATGTACCCATATCCGGATGCGAACGGGCATTTCGGTCCCTTCGGCGGTCGTTATGTGGCTGAGACCTTGATGCCGTCCCTCGAAGAGCTCGACCAGGCCTATCGAGAAGCCCAGAACGATCCGACGTTTCAGGAGGAGTTCGAGTATTATCTTCGCCAATACGTCGGCCGACCCAGCCCCCTTTACTATGCGCGACGATTAAGTGATCATCTCGGCGGTGCCAGGATCTATCTGAAGCGGGAAGACCTTAACCATACCGGAGCCCACAAGGTCAACAATACCGTTGGGCAGGCCTTGCTGGCACGACGAATGGGAAAAAAACGGGTGATCGCCGAGACCGGTGCCGGTCAACATGGGGTGGCAACAGCTACCGTGGCCGCTTTGTTCGGCATGGAATGCGAAGTCTTTATGGGCACAGAGGATATTCGTCGCCAGAGCCTCAATGTGTTTCGTATGAAACTGCTTGGTGCCAAGGTGACGGGAGTGACCAGCGGTACGGCGACCCTCAAGGATGCAATGAACGAGGCTATCCGTCACTGGGTGACCCGGGTAAGGGATACTTTTTACGTTATCGGTACGGTGGCCGGACCGCACCCATATCCGGCCATGGTTCGGGACTTTCAGTCTGTGATCGGCCGAGAAGCCCGCAGTCAAATTCTGCAGGCCGAAGGCCGGCTGCCCGATTACGCTGTGGCTTGTATCGGCGGCGGCTCCAATGCCATGGGATTATTTCACCCGTTTATAGGGGATGAGAGCGTCCGACTGCTCGGTGTCGAAGCTGCCGGACTCGGAGTCGATAGCGGCAAGCATGCCGCCAGCATCGGTGCCGGCCGGGTCGGCGTTCTGCACGGCAACAAGACCTATCTGCTGCAGGACGAGCAGGGTCAGATAGAACATGCTCACTCTATTTCCGCCGGCCTCGACTATCCCGGGGTCGGTCCGGAACATTCGCATCTCCACGACATTGGCCGCGCCGAATATCAGTCGGTGACCGATGACGAAGCTTTGGAAGCCTTTCAGACGCTAACCAAGCTTGAAGGGATCATCCCTGCTCTGGAGAGCGCCCACGCAATAGCCCAGGTGATGAAGTTGGCTCCGACCTTGCGCCAGGACCAACTGGTAGTGGTCTGCCTGTCCGGGCGCGGCGATAAGGATATTCATACTGTGGCTGAGGCCATGGGTGTGGAATTTAACTGA
- the trpA gene encoding tryptophan synthase subunit alpha gives MGRIQATFEQLKQRGETALIPFITAGDPDLATTEELIHTLVENGADLIELGFPFSDPMADGPTIQAASERALESGTTLPKILDMVARVREHTNVPIVLMGYYNPLFSYGPERFAADAAAAGVDGLLLVDLPAEETGEIRSYLQQAGICLIQLLAPTTPPQRMKRLVTEAGGFVYFVSMTGVTGASQVDASAIEQQVTDLQQISPVPVAVGFGISSPADAEAVARFADAVVVGSALVKVVEAYGKSPELPAKVGAFVRSLKDGLR, from the coding sequence ATGGGACGCATTCAAGCGACCTTCGAACAACTGAAGCAGCGCGGTGAAACGGCATTGATTCCATTTATTACTGCCGGCGACCCCGATCTTGCTACCACCGAAGAGTTGATTCATACCCTGGTGGAAAACGGAGCAGACCTGATCGAGCTCGGTTTCCCCTTTTCCGATCCCATGGCCGACGGCCCGACCATTCAGGCAGCTTCCGAGAGGGCTCTGGAAAGTGGAACGACGCTGCCCAAGATTCTTGATATGGTGGCGCGGGTCAGGGAACATACCAACGTTCCGATTGTGTTGATGGGCTACTACAACCCTCTATTCAGCTATGGCCCCGAACGCTTTGCCGCCGATGCGGCGGCGGCGGGTGTCGACGGGTTGCTGCTGGTCGACTTGCCGGCGGAGGAGACTGGCGAGATTCGCAGCTATCTTCAGCAGGCCGGCATCTGCCTTATTCAGTTGCTGGCTCCGACCACTCCTCCCCAGCGCATGAAACGGCTGGTGACCGAGGCCGGTGGTTTTGTCTATTTTGTTTCCATGACTGGAGTAACCGGTGCCAGTCAGGTCGATGCCAGCGCCATTGAGCAGCAGGTCACCGATTTGCAACAAATCAGCCCAGTGCCCGTGGCGGTTGGTTTTGGCATATCCTCACCGGCGGATGCTGAGGCGGTCGCTCGTTTTGCGGATGCAGTTGTGGTTGGCAGTGCCCTGGTTAAGGTGGTAGAAGCTTATGGTAAATCGCCTGAATTGCCAGCCAAGGTTGGGGCCTTTGTTCGCTCGCTGAAAGATGGCTTGCGGTAG